In Oryzias latipes chromosome 15, ASM223467v1, the following proteins share a genomic window:
- the LOC111948783 gene encoding coiled-coil domain-containing protein 106-like isoform X1: MDDDGVDTEETVAPTAFLHFKKKELKQREAKKKKQHTVTKKISDLTKERDSLCQQVGQNNSGTTDSSSSANTSPGASSFSSYISSSSSSSFSSSSSSSSSSSSTSFSSSSSSTSSTAFSDQKLKKKRKNKKMHRHRSQKKKDKRKKKKTKREHSRRRARHPQEVIKRYKKVLKAYKKGRKLSLAYQKVGVDRNTIVSNAPICELAVVAPKTYKELLGAHTPQQRLQDFSKKCLEVINSDPNLLRDVEHQKKKGKLIPLSRKA; encoded by the exons ATGGACGATGACGGTGTCG ATACTGAGGAAACTGTAGCTCCAACagcatttctgcattttaagAAGAAAGAGCTTAAACAACGTGAggccaagaagaagaagcagcacaCAGTCACCAAAAAAATCAGTGACCTGACTAAGGAGAGAGACTCCCTCTGCCAACAAGTTGGTCAAA ATAACAGTGGGACAACTGACTCATCCTCCTCGGCCAACACATCTCCTGGtgcatcttctttttcttcgtACATCAGTTCATCCAGCTCCAGTTCATTCAGCTCCAGTTCATCCAGCTCCAGTTCATCCAGCTCCACttcattcagctcctcttcatccagcaCCTCATCAACTGCTTTTTCAGATcagaaattgaagaaaaaacgcAAGAACAAAAAGATGCACCGCCACcggagtcaaaaaaaaaaggacaaaagaaagaaaaagaagacaaaaagggAACACAGCAGGCGAAGAG CACGTCATCCTCAAGAGGTCATCAAGAGATACAAGAAAGTCCTAAAGGCTTACAAGAAAGGGAGAAAGCTGAGTTTGGCATATCAGAAGGTCGGTGTTGACCGAAACACCATTGTCAGCAATGCTCCGATCTGTGAATTGGCTGTGGTGGCCCCAAAGACATATAAGGAGTTACTGGGTGCCCACACGCCACAGCAACGACTTCAggacttttcaaaaaaatgtctggaaGTGATAAATAGTGATCCAAACCTTTTGAGGGATGTTGAACATCAAAAGAAGAAGGGAAAACTGATTCCTCTGTCCAGGAAAGCTTAG
- the LOC111948783 gene encoding coiled-coil domain-containing protein 106-like isoform X2: protein MDDDGVDNSGTTDSSSSANTSPGASSFSSYISSSSSSSFSSSSSSSSSSSSTSFSSSSSSTSSTAFSDQKLKKKRKNKKMHRHRSQKKKDKRKKKKTKREHSRRRARHPQEVIKRYKKVLKAYKKGRKLSLAYQKVGVDRNTIVSNAPICELAVVAPKTYKELLGAHTPQQRLQDFSKKCLEVINSDPNLLRDVEHQKKKGKLIPLSRKA, encoded by the exons ATGGACGATGACGGTGTCG ATAACAGTGGGACAACTGACTCATCCTCCTCGGCCAACACATCTCCTGGtgcatcttctttttcttcgtACATCAGTTCATCCAGCTCCAGTTCATTCAGCTCCAGTTCATCCAGCTCCAGTTCATCCAGCTCCACttcattcagctcctcttcatccagcaCCTCATCAACTGCTTTTTCAGATcagaaattgaagaaaaaacgcAAGAACAAAAAGATGCACCGCCACcggagtcaaaaaaaaaaggacaaaagaaagaaaaagaagacaaaaagggAACACAGCAGGCGAAGAG CACGTCATCCTCAAGAGGTCATCAAGAGATACAAGAAAGTCCTAAAGGCTTACAAGAAAGGGAGAAAGCTGAGTTTGGCATATCAGAAGGTCGGTGTTGACCGAAACACCATTGTCAGCAATGCTCCGATCTGTGAATTGGCTGTGGTGGCCCCAAAGACATATAAGGAGTTACTGGGTGCCCACACGCCACAGCAACGACTTCAggacttttcaaaaaaatgtctggaaGTGATAAATAGTGATCCAAACCTTTTGAGGGATGTTGAACATCAAAAGAAGAAGGGAAAACTGATTCCTCTGTCCAGGAAAGCTTAG
- the LOC111948782 gene encoding uncharacterized protein LOC111948782 encodes MPGLATELRQLIEGETKSTRRHKVLIKWLQKKRLLRRRMRCKECKHKMKFRESVCVDNYAWICKHHSHKGRKLKRSVRHKSIFSKSKVSLFNWMRFLYRFAQGLRLRQVDMISDDISGSSATLSKMARKLRDVCTTAMDRYQQARGQYIGGQEQFVTVDESHFRHKRKYGRGRMAGGWKRKKWVFGMLGVDRRGRRHAKPILRLVERRRRRDLVPLIAHHVKVGSTIISDEWRAYHNALPELGYTHFTVNHSVSYVDAQTGAHTQHIERAWRTVKENVWRLRGNRTEELLLDHLRVIEWHEWLGRQHRKGPLGRVIHDIAVMYGH; translated from the exons ATGCCTGGTTTAGCCACTGAGCTAAGACAGCTTATCGAAGGAGAAACTAAATCTACAAGGAGACACAAAGTCTTAATCAAATGGCTGCAGAAGAAAAGACTTCTAAGAAGACGGATGAGATGCAAAGAATGCAAACACAAGATGAAATTCAGGGAATCAGTCTGTGTGGATAACTATGCATg GATTTGCAAACACCACAGCCACAAAGGAAGGAAACTGAAGAGGTCTGTTAGACACAAATCTATATTCAGCAAATCAAAGGTCTCCCTCTTCAACTGGATGCGGTTTCTCTACAG ATTTGCACAAGGCCTGCGCCTACGTCAAGTGGACATGATAAGTGACGACATTTCTGGGAGCTCAGCAACACTGTCCAAGATGGCTCGAAAGCTGCGAGATGTTTGCACCACTGCAATGGACAGATATCAGCAAGCAAGAGGCCAGTACATCGGGGGGCAGGAGCAGTTTGTCACAGTTGATGAGAGCCACTTTAGACATAAAAGAAAG TATGGACGGGGACGAATGGCTGGTGGGTGGAAGAGGAAGAAGTGGGTGTTTGGGATGCTAGGTGTTGACCGGAGGGGGAGAAGACATGCTAAACCTATTCTTCGCTTGGTtgagagaagaagaaggagagaTCTGGTGCCGCTTATAGCTCACCATGTTAAAGTAGGCTCTACAATAATAAGTGACGAATGGCGGGCTTATCACAATGCTTTACCTGAGCTAGGTTACACTCAtttcactgtcaatcacagtgTGTCATATGTCGATGCCCAAACAGGTGCACATACTCAACACATAGAGAGGGCCTGGAGAACAGTTAAGGAAAATGTGTGGAGACTCAGGGGAAATCGTACAGAAGAGTTACTGTTAGACCATCTCAGAGTTATTGAATGGCATGAGTGGCTTGGCCGTCAACATCGCAAAGGGCCGCTAGGACGGGTAATCCATGACATTGCTGTGATGTATGGACATTAA